The following proteins are co-located in the Pseudoalteromonas sp. N1230-9 genome:
- a CDS encoding methylamine utilization protein: MIRIILLLLTFSPTLMAQKIQVVDQNSQPVANAVVWLKDHSQSPSTEASYTMSQENRAFSPHVLVVPKGANVEFPNLDSIMHHVYSFSKAKHFELKLYRDKPEKPVRFEQTGVVELGCNIHDWMLGYIVVVDSPSFAQTDEQGFVDLDLPEGTFELAIWHDRLSDISEPEITSFNSKNSVLRYQLKQALLPALELSSDEFDDYE, encoded by the coding sequence ATGATAAGAATAATCCTGTTATTACTTACCTTTAGTCCAACACTTATGGCACAGAAAATTCAAGTTGTTGACCAAAACAGTCAGCCTGTTGCTAATGCTGTTGTTTGGTTGAAAGACCATTCTCAAAGTCCATCAACGGAAGCTAGTTACACCATGAGCCAAGAAAATAGAGCTTTTTCTCCTCATGTATTAGTGGTGCCTAAAGGGGCGAATGTTGAGTTTCCGAACTTAGATTCTATCATGCACCATGTGTATTCATTTTCTAAAGCAAAACACTTCGAATTAAAACTTTACCGAGATAAACCTGAAAAGCCGGTTCGTTTTGAGCAGACAGGGGTTGTTGAACTCGGATGTAATATTCATGACTGGATGCTGGGTTATATTGTTGTGGTTGATAGTCCATCATTTGCGCAAACTGATGAACAAGGTTTTGTTGATTTAGATCTCCCCGAAGGGACGTTTGAGTTAGCGATATGGCATGATCGGTTGTCTGACATTAGCGAACCAGAAATTACTTCGTTTAATAGCAAAAACAGTGTGTTACGTTATCAATTAAAGCAGGCGCTTTTACCAGCACTTGAATTAAGCAGTGACGAGTTCGATGACTATGAATAA
- a CDS encoding porin: MRYSYTIFPVTLLLTSAQVSSSDIQLKDLINELDISPYANLKIAATYSNKQEKTNERSNRSSQQWQLKDNASKAGVKFNYPVAQSKIYGRYELGTNANTDDTPFFKTRQAYLGVRTQWGKLQYGQQNAIVKNYDNFDRSHRVGASVHLTKDELNTKRPSHTMQYHTRFDEFRLSGQYNFSRTLENRPQLRIGSQRLRVKDTKLDYGVGLGIHYTGLKNIELEAGYQASYYEQAKYHTHIASAKWQASSNLQVSIYGATHSLKDLQKSKTAESRHYALGARYRLFDQHRIYGSLEYAYGANDIKGAKQRALVIGNDYRFASQKHAYVEIRKRYFDADKADDINVALGINIKF; the protein is encoded by the coding sequence ATGCGATACTCATACACTATTTTCCCTGTAACCCTACTACTCACAAGTGCACAAGTCAGCAGCAGTGACATACAATTAAAAGACTTAATAAATGAGCTTGATATTTCACCTTACGCTAATTTAAAAATTGCCGCGACTTATAGCAATAAGCAAGAAAAAACAAATGAACGGTCAAACCGTTCTTCTCAACAGTGGCAATTAAAAGATAATGCCAGTAAAGCAGGAGTTAAATTTAATTACCCTGTTGCCCAAAGCAAGATCTACGGTCGTTATGAATTGGGAACCAATGCTAATACTGATGACACGCCCTTTTTTAAAACTCGGCAAGCCTATTTAGGTGTACGCACCCAATGGGGGAAACTACAGTATGGGCAACAAAATGCGATTGTAAAAAACTACGACAACTTTGACCGTAGCCACCGTGTGGGCGCATCGGTTCATTTAACAAAAGACGAGTTAAACACCAAACGCCCTTCTCATACCATGCAATATCACACTCGCTTTGATGAGTTTCGCCTTTCAGGTCAATACAACTTCAGCCGCACACTGGAAAATAGACCGCAATTGAGAATTGGTAGCCAGCGATTGAGGGTCAAAGATACTAAGCTAGATTACGGGGTTGGACTAGGTATTCATTACACAGGTCTCAAAAATATCGAGCTTGAAGCTGGTTATCAAGCCAGCTATTACGAACAAGCCAAGTATCATACCCACATCGCTTCTGCTAAATGGCAAGCAAGCTCAAATTTGCAAGTTTCTATTTATGGCGCAACACACTCACTCAAAGACTTACAAAAATCTAAAACCGCAGAATCTCGACACTACGCACTTGGCGCTCGTTATCGTTTATTTGACCAGCACCGAATCTATGGCAGTCTAGAGTATGCTTATGGCGCTAATGACATAAAAGGAGCGAAGCAACGCGCCCTTGTCATTGGTAACGACTATCGATTTGCATCGCAAAAACACGCTTATGTAGAAATTCGAAAACGTTATTTCGATGCTGATAAGGCTGATGATATTAATGTGGCTCTTGGCATTAATATTAAATTTTAA
- a CDS encoding CBS domain-containing protein translates to MNNFKELRLQDVSNGALSNAVNEVEPTLDLTSPALKVLNSFTQKDPLRAHASITIVDALKQTSNRCSDFILVVDDTDKLVGITSSADLQSSKIMILAQRLNLHRDEVTLHDVMTPLNNLAGVSLQSISYACIGDALQTMEHQGMMFLLVTSAEHEICGLISAREIAKKLHIPVNINPIANSFSEVMQHIDHPH, encoded by the coding sequence ATGAATAATTTCAAAGAATTACGTCTTCAAGATGTATCTAATGGTGCATTATCTAACGCTGTTAATGAAGTAGAACCAACACTTGATCTAACATCTCCAGCATTAAAAGTACTAAATAGCTTTACACAAAAAGATCCACTACGTGCTCACGCAAGCATCACCATTGTTGATGCGCTAAAACAAACAAGTAACCGCTGCTCTGACTTCATCTTAGTCGTTGATGACACAGACAAGTTAGTTGGGATCACATCGAGTGCTGATCTACAAAGCTCTAAAATAATGATTCTTGCACAACGTTTGAACTTACATCGCGATGAAGTGACTTTGCATGATGTAATGACACCGCTAAATAATCTAGCTGGTGTAAGCTTACAGAGCATCAGCTATGCATGTATTGGGGATGCACTACAAACCATGGAACACCAAGGTATGATGTTTCTTTTAGTAACAAGTGCTGAACATGAAATTTGTGGGTTAATTTCTGCACGTGAAATTGCTAAAAAGCTACATATTCCTGTCAATATTAACCCTATTGCAAACAGCTTCAGTGAAGTGATGCAGCATATCGATCACCCTCACTAA
- the ompR gene encoding osmolarity response regulator transcription factor OmpR — translation MGHETTKVLVVDDDMRLRSLLERYLVEQGFIVRTAANSEQMDRLIERENFHLMVLDLMLPGEDGLSICRRLRQKENDIPIVMLTAKGDEVDRIIGLELGADDYIPKPFNPRELLARIKAILRRRAKEVPGAPAAEENEISFGEFTLNLATREMSHGDKTMSLTSGEFAVLKALVTHPREPLSRDKLMNLARGRDYSALERSIDVQVSRLRRMIEVDAANPRYIQTVWGLGYVFVPDGEK, via the coding sequence ATGGGACACGAAACGACAAAAGTATTGGTAGTTGATGACGATATGCGTTTGCGTAGTTTGCTTGAACGTTACTTGGTAGAACAAGGGTTTATCGTTCGTACAGCGGCAAACTCTGAACAGATGGATCGCTTAATTGAGCGTGAAAATTTTCATCTAATGGTGCTTGATCTTATGCTACCTGGAGAAGATGGTTTGTCGATTTGTCGTCGTTTACGTCAAAAAGAAAATGATATACCCATTGTTATGTTAACGGCAAAAGGTGATGAGGTAGACCGTATTATCGGCTTAGAACTCGGCGCTGATGATTATATTCCAAAACCATTTAATCCCCGTGAACTGTTAGCGCGTATTAAAGCCATTTTACGTCGTCGAGCAAAGGAAGTACCTGGTGCGCCAGCAGCAGAAGAGAACGAAATATCATTTGGCGAATTTACGCTTAATCTTGCTACTCGAGAAATGTCGCATGGTGATAAAACGATGTCGCTGACCAGTGGTGAGTTTGCGGTATTAAAAGCGTTGGTAACACATCCTCGTGAACCGCTTAGTCGCGATAAACTAATGAATCTAGCCCGCGGCCGTGATTACAGTGCACTTGAGCGTAGTATCGATGTGCAGGTGTCGCGCTTGCGACGTATGATTGAAGTGGATGCCGCTAATCCTCGTTATATCCAAACAGTATGGGGCTTAGGCTACGTATTTGTGCCAGATGGTGAAAAGTAG
- the greB gene encoding transcription elongation factor GreB, whose protein sequence is MAKTNLITREGYQQLQQEHDYLWHEKRPEITKIVTWAASLGDRSENADYQFNKRVLRQIDRRVRYLRKRMPDLKIVDYNPQQAGKVFFGAWVEIENEQGETKRFRIVGPDEIYERKDYISIDAPMARALLGKQVDDDFSVTTPEGQKEWYVNEISYPDAP, encoded by the coding sequence ATGGCAAAAACCAACTTAATCACACGTGAAGGGTATCAGCAATTGCAACAAGAGCACGATTACCTATGGCATGAGAAACGCCCTGAAATCACCAAGATTGTGACATGGGCTGCAAGCCTTGGTGACCGCTCTGAAAATGCCGACTATCAATTCAATAAGCGTGTATTACGACAAATAGATCGTCGAGTGCGCTATTTGCGTAAACGTATGCCTGATCTAAAAATCGTTGATTACAACCCACAGCAAGCTGGGAAGGTGTTTTTTGGTGCTTGGGTTGAGATAGAAAACGAGCAAGGAGAAACCAAACGCTTCCGAATTGTTGGCCCTGACGAAATTTATGAACGCAAAGATTATATTTCTATCGATGCGCCGATGGCTCGCGCGCTCCTTGGCAAGCAAGTCGATGACGATTTTTCAGTCACGACCCCTGAAGGCCAAAAAGAATGGTATGTCAATGAGATAAGCTATCCAGATGCGCCATAA
- the envZ gene encoding two-component system sensor histidine kinase EnvZ has translation MGMFPRSAFGQTVFLVAALLLINQIVSYITVSFYVVKPTIEQVNLILSKQVKTVFIEWEEGVEVSKEASEKFFEITGIEVMTQRQAMREGLAETREYSMLSRSMSEQLNGSARVRISQTDPLVYWVEAPQAPGYWVRVPLTGLQENNLEFLTFYLSSIGFLSVLGGWLFARHLNRPLKALQLAAVKVGVGDFSTKLEEQGSTEVIEVTRAFNQMSRGIAALENDRRLLMAGVSHDLRTPLTRIRLATEMMSDDEDYLREGIIHDIEDMNAIIDQFIEYLRHHKREELALEDLNAIVNEVVEAEQKHHRQISFKENPSISNVPVSTVAIKRVVTNMIENAIRYSDGDIEVETRMSSNKKFAMVVVNDQGPGIPESELETVFEPFKQGDAARGSEGSGLGLAIIKRIVDMHGGRVQLLNRPEGGLSAQIYLPF, from the coding sequence ATGGGGATGTTTCCACGTAGTGCGTTTGGACAAACCGTATTTTTGGTTGCTGCACTGCTTTTAATCAATCAAATAGTGTCCTATATAACGGTTAGTTTTTATGTTGTTAAACCCACCATAGAGCAAGTTAATCTGATCCTCTCGAAACAAGTTAAAACAGTGTTTATTGAGTGGGAAGAAGGCGTTGAAGTAAGTAAAGAAGCGTCTGAAAAGTTTTTTGAAATCACTGGCATTGAAGTCATGACGCAGCGCCAAGCTATGCGTGAAGGTCTGGCGGAGACACGAGAGTATTCAATGCTTTCACGCAGCATGTCGGAGCAACTCAACGGCTCTGCGCGCGTACGTATAAGCCAAACAGATCCACTTGTATACTGGGTTGAAGCACCACAAGCCCCTGGTTATTGGGTGCGAGTGCCATTAACTGGGTTACAAGAGAATAACCTTGAATTCCTCACTTTTTATTTATCTAGTATCGGCTTTTTAAGCGTATTAGGTGGTTGGTTGTTTGCGCGCCATCTAAACCGACCATTAAAAGCGCTACAGCTGGCGGCAGTTAAAGTGGGTGTTGGGGACTTCTCAACAAAGCTTGAAGAGCAAGGTTCAACTGAAGTGATAGAAGTAACCCGTGCGTTTAATCAAATGTCGCGTGGTATTGCGGCATTAGAAAACGATCGTCGTTTACTTATGGCAGGGGTTTCCCATGACTTACGTACGCCACTTACACGTATTCGTTTAGCAACAGAAATGATGTCTGACGACGAAGATTATCTGCGTGAAGGAATTATTCATGATATTGAGGATATGAATGCAATTATCGATCAATTTATTGAATATTTGCGTCATCACAAGCGCGAAGAGCTTGCTCTTGAAGATCTTAATGCCATCGTCAATGAAGTGGTTGAGGCTGAGCAAAAGCATCATCGGCAAATTAGCTTTAAAGAAAACCCCAGCATTAGTAATGTACCTGTCAGTACGGTTGCTATAAAGCGTGTTGTTACCAATATGATTGAAAATGCTATTCGTTACTCTGATGGTGATATTGAAGTGGAAACGCGCATGAGCAGTAATAAAAAGTTTGCCATGGTGGTTGTGAATGACCAAGGGCCGGGTATTCCTGAAAGCGAACTTGAAACTGTCTTTGAGCCGTTCAAACAAGGTGATGCGGCACGTGGTAGTGAAGGCAGTGGCTTAGGCCTTGCGATTATCAAACGTATTGTTGATATGCACGGCGGCCGAGTACAACTACTTAATCGCCCAGAGGGAGGCCTCAGCGCGCAAATCTATTTGCCTTTTTAA
- a CDS encoding glycoside hydrolase family 97 protein: protein MRFTALMLAAFSGTCLAQTTTVSSPDGQIKVTISDEQHAPSYEVSFAGKQIIANSALGLVFKQQPAMSEGYKISSQTTDSVKSSWEQPWGERQIVVDNHNEVAVTFKKPQPQGGTFTVRFRAFNDGVGFRYELPKQAGFEDIEITKELTEFAITDSSDATAWWIPARGWNRYEYVYNTTPLHKAALVHTPFTLKNKDGIHISIHEAALVDYAGMVLNQRRDGTFQADLTPWSDGVAVKKHGAFNTPWRTIQIGDEAVDLINSDIILNLNEPNKLGDVSWVKPGKYVGIWWGMHINENTWGSGKIHGATTANTKYYMDFAAKYGFDGVLVEGWNIGWDGDWFYNGDVFSFTQPYDDFDIEELTRYGKEKGVQLIGHHETSGNVTNYRNQMEDAFALYEKSNVSQVKTGYVADGGNIKRIDENGIVRKEWHDSQFMVNEYLYNVKLAAKHKISINTHEPIKDTGLRRTYPNWITREGARGQEFNAWGTPPNPPEHIPMLAFTRMLAGPMDFTPGIFDMGFNGLGADTNRPQTTLAKQLALYVVMYSPIQMAADLPRNYLAKPDAFQFIQDVPTDWQQSIALQGEVGDYVVFARKERKRDQYSGNDWYLGAVTDEQARTLEVKLDFLDKGKKFEAQIYRDGDKAQWVNNPYDLKVEKRIVSADDKLTLKLATSGGTSIRFKAI, encoded by the coding sequence ATGCGATTTACAGCTTTAATGTTAGCAGCCTTTTCAGGTACTTGCCTAGCACAAACCACGACTGTCAGCTCTCCTGATGGGCAAATAAAAGTCACGATTTCCGATGAACAACACGCACCTAGCTACGAAGTTAGCTTTGCAGGTAAACAAATTATTGCAAACTCTGCGCTGGGCTTGGTGTTCAAGCAACAACCAGCAATGAGCGAAGGCTACAAAATTAGCAGCCAGACAACTGATTCTGTAAAAAGCAGCTGGGAGCAACCTTGGGGTGAACGCCAAATTGTTGTTGATAACCACAATGAAGTGGCTGTTACATTTAAAAAGCCACAACCTCAAGGCGGCACATTTACAGTGCGCTTTCGTGCTTTTAACGACGGGGTTGGCTTTCGATACGAATTACCAAAGCAAGCAGGCTTTGAAGATATAGAGATCACAAAAGAACTCACTGAGTTTGCTATCACAGATTCATCAGATGCAACGGCTTGGTGGATACCTGCACGCGGTTGGAATCGCTATGAATATGTTTATAACACCACACCATTACATAAAGCGGCACTGGTACACACACCATTTACCTTAAAAAACAAAGATGGCATCCATATTAGTATTCACGAAGCTGCCCTTGTTGACTATGCTGGCATGGTGCTAAATCAACGCCGTGACGGTACTTTTCAAGCCGATTTAACACCTTGGTCTGATGGCGTAGCAGTTAAGAAGCACGGCGCATTTAATACTCCTTGGCGTACTATTCAAATTGGTGATGAAGCTGTTGATTTAATTAACTCAGATATAATCTTAAATCTAAACGAACCAAATAAACTTGGTGATGTATCGTGGGTTAAACCTGGCAAATACGTCGGTATTTGGTGGGGTATGCATATCAATGAAAATACGTGGGGTAGCGGTAAGATTCATGGTGCTACAACCGCAAACACTAAATACTATATGGACTTTGCAGCTAAGTATGGCTTCGATGGCGTACTCGTCGAGGGCTGGAATATTGGCTGGGATGGCGACTGGTTCTATAACGGTGATGTATTTAGCTTCACACAGCCTTATGATGACTTCGACATTGAGGAATTAACTCGCTATGGCAAAGAAAAAGGCGTGCAATTAATCGGGCACCACGAAACATCAGGTAACGTTACCAACTACCGCAATCAAATGGAAGATGCGTTTGCGCTGTACGAAAAATCAAATGTGAGCCAAGTAAAAACAGGTTACGTTGCTGACGGCGGCAACATAAAGCGTATTGATGAAAACGGTATTGTGCGTAAAGAATGGCACGATAGTCAGTTTATGGTAAACGAATACCTATATAACGTAAAACTGGCTGCAAAACATAAGATTAGCATTAATACTCACGAACCAATCAAAGATACTGGCCTGCGCCGTACATACCCAAACTGGATAACCCGAGAAGGTGCGCGCGGACAAGAGTTTAATGCATGGGGAACCCCTCCAAACCCACCAGAGCACATTCCTATGCTTGCCTTCACTCGCATGCTGGCAGGCCCAATGGACTTTACGCCAGGTATTTTTGATATGGGCTTTAACGGTTTAGGTGCCGATACCAACCGCCCACAAACAACCCTAGCGAAGCAATTAGCGCTATATGTTGTAATGTACAGCCCAATTCAAATGGCGGCAGATTTGCCACGTAACTACTTAGCGAAACCAGATGCATTCCAATTTATTCAAGATGTACCAACTGACTGGCAACAAAGTATTGCACTACAAGGCGAAGTTGGCGATTACGTTGTGTTTGCACGTAAAGAGCGCAAGCGTGATCAATACTCAGGTAACGACTGGTATCTAGGTGCTGTTACAGACGAACAAGCCCGCACTTTAGAAGTGAAGTTAGACTTCTTAGATAAAGGTAAAAAGTTTGAAGCGCAAATCTACCGCGATGGTGACAAAGCACAGTGGGTAAATAACCCTTACGACTTAAAAGTAGAAAAACGCATTGTTAGCGCCGATGATAAGCTAACGTTAAAGCTTGCTACCAGCGGCGGCACATCGATTCGTTTTAAAGCAATCTAA
- a CDS encoding methyl-accepting chemotaxis protein produces MKLHSIRVKSSLPIVLLAIAIVILIAGYTYLINLQRVAIDAQSERFVNAVSVVVNADRDLYQAKVAELHLVTTDKGDKAYLDDHQENANQVADRFKQYLSYMSAYPEVTRQFGGFNKAFDSWFSASTSYINDSLSSEKKQNAERAFSALRDILDKAGEAADKTSQAETEKLMSKVISFKVMLMIMIAVVLAIAGWFSYFVPRQLTTQINYVTERINEIASGDGDLTGRINVKTQDEFAELATAFNRFLDNLQQLIKDILEQAKELNDLGNDLGSFANQNHQVNQKLSQASESIVSAVHEMSVASREVANVAQNSSHEADNSQQLAKQGLSAVDNSSRKIIALSENMEHASQRSTELQQSSDNIAKVLEVIRAIAEQTNLLALNAAIEAARAGEQGRGFAVVADEVRTLATRTQDSTNDIQTMVEQFAASVEQSLQAINSGKRYADEAVESFTQTNDVLNLMQESSVKVNDMAMQTAQATEEQTAVADEISQNLSDLNDQTQQGGGLASSTQEVANRMSQLTNELNHLVNRFKV; encoded by the coding sequence ATGAAATTACATAGCATACGTGTCAAAAGTTCACTGCCTATCGTTTTACTCGCAATTGCTATTGTGATCTTGATAGCAGGTTACACCTACTTAATAAACTTACAAAGAGTAGCAATAGACGCACAGTCAGAGCGGTTTGTTAATGCTGTATCAGTAGTCGTAAATGCAGACAGAGATTTATACCAAGCAAAAGTGGCTGAACTTCACTTAGTGACCACAGATAAAGGTGATAAAGCTTATTTAGATGATCATCAAGAAAATGCAAATCAAGTGGCTGATCGTTTCAAACAGTATCTATCTTATATGTCTGCCTATCCTGAGGTAACAAGACAATTTGGTGGTTTTAATAAAGCCTTTGATTCATGGTTTTCAGCATCCACTTCTTACATAAATGATTCATTGAGTAGCGAGAAAAAACAAAACGCTGAGCGCGCATTTTCAGCGCTTCGAGATATCCTTGATAAAGCGGGGGAAGCGGCAGATAAAACCTCACAAGCTGAAACCGAGAAGCTGATGAGCAAAGTGATTAGCTTTAAAGTGATGTTAATGATCATGATCGCCGTTGTATTAGCCATTGCAGGTTGGTTTAGTTATTTTGTACCGCGTCAATTAACTACACAAATTAATTATGTCACCGAGCGCATTAATGAAATCGCTTCTGGAGATGGTGATTTAACGGGGCGAATTAATGTAAAAACACAAGACGAATTTGCTGAGCTTGCGACTGCTTTCAACCGCTTTTTAGATAATTTGCAGCAGTTGATTAAAGACATTTTAGAACAAGCTAAAGAGTTAAATGACTTAGGTAACGACTTAGGCAGTTTTGCTAATCAAAACCATCAAGTTAATCAAAAGCTCAGCCAAGCATCTGAGTCGATTGTCAGCGCAGTACATGAAATGAGTGTCGCTAGCCGTGAAGTGGCAAATGTAGCGCAAAACTCATCCCATGAGGCTGATAACTCACAACAGCTTGCCAAGCAGGGTTTGTCGGCAGTTGATAACTCAAGCAGAAAAATTATCGCATTATCCGAAAATATGGAGCATGCAAGCCAACGCTCTACAGAGTTACAACAAAGCTCAGATAATATTGCCAAAGTACTTGAAGTAATACGTGCCATTGCTGAGCAAACAAATTTACTCGCTTTGAATGCGGCCATTGAGGCTGCTCGAGCAGGCGAACAAGGCCGTGGGTTTGCTGTTGTAGCAGATGAAGTACGTACCCTTGCAACGCGAACGCAAGACAGCACGAATGACATACAAACGATGGTTGAGCAGTTTGCAGCAAGTGTGGAGCAATCACTACAGGCTATCAATAGTGGTAAGCGTTATGCCGATGAAGCGGTTGAATCATTCACGCAAACAAATGATGTATTAAACCTGATGCAAGAATCATCAGTGAAAGTCAACGACATGGCAATGCAGACGGCGCAAGCAACTGAAGAGCAAACCGCAGTGGCTGATGAAATAAGTCAAAACTTGTCAGACTTAAACGATCAAACTCAGCAAGGCGGAGGCTTAGCAAGCTCGACTCAAGAGGTGGCTAATCGTATGAGCCAATTAACTAATGAGCTTAATCATTTAGTTAATCGATTTAAGGTTTAA
- the speE gene encoding polyamine aminopropyltransferase: MANLDQNNWFTEISDRDGSAFSLRINKKLDEQQSPFQKVEMYETTDFGNLMIIDGCTMVSSRENFFYHEMISHPALLAHPAPKNVVIIGGGDCGTLREVLKHPGVESVTQIDIDEVVTQMSLKYFPELCESNQDPRATVMFDDGIKYMREAAPESIDVVIVDGTDPVGPGEGLFNHAFYTSCLTALRPGGILIQQSESPLMHMPLLVEMRDAMTEVGFNDLQTLPFPQPIYPSGLWSVTLARKSEAFNGFRENDANTLSQSTEYYNAGIHHGALATPNYMKRAFEKK; the protein is encoded by the coding sequence ATGGCTAATTTAGATCAAAACAACTGGTTCACTGAAATTAGTGACCGTGATGGTAGTGCCTTTTCACTTCGCATAAACAAAAAGCTTGATGAACAGCAGTCACCATTTCAAAAAGTAGAAATGTATGAAACGACTGACTTTGGTAATCTTATGATTATTGATGGCTGCACTATGGTAAGTAGCCGTGAAAACTTTTTCTATCACGAAATGATCAGCCATCCAGCATTGCTTGCACACCCCGCTCCTAAAAATGTAGTTATCATTGGTGGTGGCGACTGTGGAACATTGCGCGAAGTATTAAAGCACCCAGGTGTTGAAAGCGTGACGCAAATTGATATTGATGAAGTCGTGACACAAATGTCACTAAAATATTTCCCAGAATTATGTGAATCAAACCAAGATCCACGCGCCACTGTGATGTTTGACGACGGTATCAAATACATGCGTGAAGCTGCACCTGAGTCAATCGATGTTGTGATTGTAGACGGTACAGACCCTGTTGGTCCGGGTGAAGGTTTATTTAACCATGCTTTTTATACTAGCTGTTTAACGGCCTTGCGCCCTGGTGGTATCTTAATTCAACAAAGTGAATCACCGCTTATGCACATGCCACTGTTAGTAGAAATGCGCGACGCGATGACTGAAGTTGGTTTTAATGACCTGCAAACACTGCCTTTCCCACAACCAATCTACCCAAGTGGTTTATGGTCAGTGACGCTTGCGCGTAAATCAGAAGCTTTCAATGGTTTTCGTGAAAACGATGCTAATACTCTTTCACAAAGCACAGAATACTATAACGCAGGCATTCACCACGGTGCATTAGCCACACCAAATTATATGAAACGTGCTTTTGAGAAAAAGTAG